The following proteins come from a genomic window of Acinetobacter baumannii:
- the xdhB gene encoding xanthine dehydrogenase molybdopterin binding subunit — protein sequence MNQNIDLRVSKKSAKAGESIPHESAHLHVTGQATYIDDLPELENTMHLAVGFSNCAKGKISKFDLDAVRQAEGVYAVFSAKDIEVENNWGPIVKDDPIFAEEQVEFYGQALFVVVAESYQQARQAVRLAQIEYVPETPILTIQDAIKKESWVLPPVEFSHGEVEQAFQNAAHQLSGAIELGGQEHFYLEGQISYAIPQENQSLKVYCSTQHPTEMQLLICHALGMNMHQVSVESRRMGGGFGGKESQSAQWACIASLAAQKTGRPCKLRLDRDDDMSATGKRHGFAYEWSVAFDDSGVLQGLKVQLASNCGFSADLSGPVNERAICHIGNAYYLNAVELCNLRCKTNTVSNTAYRGFGGPQGMFVIENIIDDIARYLGCNPVEIRQRNFFAEQPGGGRDRMHYGAEVRDNVAPKLVAELLQSSDYAKRRQTIHAFNQNNDIIKRGIALTPLMFGISFNAVHYNQAGALVYVYMDGTVAITHGGTEMGQGLYTKVRQVAAHELGLPIDSVRLIATDTSRVPNTSATAASSGADLNGKAVQNACIKIRERLAKLAAEISQSEADQVQFEDSMVSTANGHSWTFPDLVQRAYMARVQLWDSGFYKTPEIHYDQVNHLGRPFFYYAYGAAVSEVAIDTLTGEMKVLRADILHDVGQSINPAIDIGQIEGGFVQGMGWLTTEELYWQPQGPHAGRLFTHAPSTYKIPTSVDIPHIFNVKLFNNQNQADTIYRSKAVGEPPFMLALSVFSAIRQAVQAAIPENAPLVLNAPATAEEILRAIAIGRGQALAARPQAKM from the coding sequence ATGAATCAAAATATTGACTTAAGGGTTTCTAAAAAATCAGCTAAAGCAGGCGAATCGATTCCACACGAAAGTGCACATTTACATGTGACTGGGCAGGCAACCTATATTGATGATTTACCCGAGCTTGAAAATACCATGCATTTGGCAGTTGGATTTTCAAATTGTGCCAAAGGCAAAATCAGTAAGTTTGATTTGGATGCAGTACGTCAGGCTGAAGGTGTTTATGCAGTTTTTTCGGCAAAGGATATTGAGGTTGAAAATAATTGGGGACCAATTGTAAAAGATGACCCAATTTTTGCTGAAGAGCAGGTTGAGTTTTATGGACAAGCCTTGTTTGTCGTTGTTGCCGAAAGTTATCAACAAGCTCGTCAGGCAGTTCGCTTAGCACAAATTGAGTATGTGCCTGAAACCCCGATTTTAACGATTCAAGATGCGATTAAAAAAGAATCGTGGGTGTTGCCGCCTGTTGAATTTAGCCATGGTGAAGTTGAACAGGCATTTCAAAATGCAGCCCATCAACTTTCAGGTGCTATTGAGCTAGGCGGGCAAGAGCATTTTTATCTTGAAGGGCAAATTTCCTATGCGATTCCACAAGAAAATCAGAGTTTAAAAGTCTATTGCTCGACACAACATCCAACCGAAATGCAGTTACTGATTTGTCATGCATTAGGCATGAATATGCATCAGGTCAGCGTGGAAAGTCGCCGTATGGGTGGCGGTTTTGGTGGTAAAGAGTCACAGTCAGCGCAGTGGGCATGTATTGCCTCTTTGGCAGCACAAAAAACGGGCCGTCCGTGTAAATTACGCTTAGATCGTGATGATGACATGAGTGCTACAGGCAAACGTCACGGTTTTGCTTATGAGTGGTCTGTGGCTTTTGATGACAGTGGTGTTTTGCAAGGCTTAAAGGTACAACTGGCTTCAAACTGTGGTTTTTCGGCTGATCTTTCTGGGCCAGTGAATGAACGTGCGATTTGCCATATTGGCAATGCCTATTATCTAAATGCAGTTGAGCTATGTAACTTACGTTGTAAAACCAATACTGTTTCCAATACGGCATATCGTGGTTTTGGTGGACCGCAAGGTATGTTTGTCATTGAAAATATTATTGATGACATTGCGCGTTATTTAGGTTGTAATCCAGTTGAAATTCGTCAGCGCAATTTCTTTGCCGAGCAGCCCGGTGGGGGACGTGATCGTATGCACTATGGGGCAGAAGTCCGTGATAATGTTGCGCCAAAATTGGTAGCCGAACTATTGCAAAGTAGTGATTACGCGAAGCGTAGACAGACTATTCATGCCTTTAATCAGAACAATGACATCATTAAGCGTGGTATTGCGTTAACCCCATTAATGTTTGGTATTTCATTTAACGCCGTGCATTACAATCAGGCAGGTGCACTGGTCTATGTGTATATGGATGGTACTGTCGCGATTACACATGGTGGTACAGAAATGGGACAGGGGCTATATACCAAAGTACGGCAGGTTGCTGCACATGAGTTGGGTTTACCCATCGATAGCGTTCGTTTAATTGCAACCGATACTTCTCGTGTGCCAAATACTTCGGCAACTGCAGCATCGAGTGGCGCAGATCTAAACGGTAAAGCTGTTCAAAATGCCTGTATTAAAATTCGTGAGCGTCTGGCAAAACTTGCAGCCGAAATAAGTCAAAGTGAAGCTGACCAAGTCCAGTTTGAAGATAGTATGGTTTCAACAGCGAATGGTCATTCATGGACATTTCCTGACTTGGTTCAACGGGCATATATGGCACGTGTACAACTATGGGATAGTGGTTTTTATAAAACGCCAGAAATTCACTATGATCAGGTCAACCATTTAGGGCGTCCATTTTTCTATTATGCCTATGGTGCAGCGGTTAGCGAGGTCGCAATAGATACCTTAACTGGGGAAATGAAAGTATTACGTGCTGACATTTTGCATGACGTTGGGCAGTCAATTAACCCTGCAATTGATATTGGGCAAATTGAAGGTGGGTTTGTGCAAGGGATGGGATGGCTCACGACAGAAGAGTTGTATTGGCAGCCGCAGGGTCCACACGCAGGCCGATTATTTACCCATGCACCTTCAACTTACAAAATCCCGACCAGTGTGGACATTCCTCATATTTTTAATGTCAAACTATTTAATAATCAAAATCAGGCAGACACCATCTATCGCTCTAAAGCGGTAGGTGAACCGCCATTTATGTTGGCATTATCGGTTTTCTCTGCAATTCGTCAGGCAGTACAGGCGGCTATTCCAGAAAATGCACCGCTCGTACTCAATGCTCCGGCAACTGCCGAGGAAATTTTACGTGCAATTGCGATTGGACGGGGACAAGCTTTGGCTGCTCGCCCACAGGCTAAAATGTAG
- the xdhC gene encoding xanthine dehydrogenase accessory protein XdhC — protein MQHLQWWTDFVAWQADALPMVLVTVVRADGSTPREVGATMLLRFNLQQQWQQSDTIGGGHLEFQAIDIAKAMLKESETCVRRIERFNLSARLGQCCGGVMWLLFEKILPAEIASDLSGSLQAWRAGKHIWRNVSYQYASTWQTMDMEQQPSFEFHSGSSEEWQFSQQIQPNTMQVLICGAGHVAEAIVRCLLPIGVRVKWIDPRDDIFPSDLLEQAYCITTDTLDAEIEPFDRSGAVLILTHDHQLDLQLCFTALKPTAKPFAYVGMIGSKSKRAIFEKRMQVRGYTPETLQRLVCPIGIDGISSKQPAMIAIAVVAQLLQVFDVKK, from the coding sequence ATGCAACATTTACAATGGTGGACTGATTTTGTAGCGTGGCAAGCCGATGCGTTGCCTATGGTATTAGTCACAGTGGTCCGTGCAGATGGTTCAACACCACGAGAGGTTGGTGCAACGATGTTGTTGCGATTTAATTTGCAACAGCAATGGCAGCAGTCAGATACGATCGGTGGTGGGCATTTAGAGTTTCAGGCGATTGATATTGCTAAAGCAATGTTAAAAGAATCGGAAACTTGTGTGAGGCGTATTGAACGCTTTAACCTCAGTGCTCGGCTTGGGCAGTGTTGTGGCGGAGTAATGTGGTTATTGTTTGAAAAAATATTACCCGCTGAAATTGCGTCGGATTTATCTGGGAGTTTGCAAGCATGGCGAGCTGGAAAGCATATATGGCGTAATGTCTCATATCAATATGCATCCACTTGGCAAACGATGGATATGGAACAACAACCAAGTTTCGAGTTTCATTCTGGCAGCAGTGAAGAATGGCAATTTAGCCAGCAGATTCAACCAAATACCATGCAAGTGCTGATTTGTGGCGCGGGGCATGTGGCTGAAGCAATTGTCCGTTGTTTATTACCTATTGGTGTGAGGGTGAAATGGATTGATCCGCGTGATGATATTTTCCCATCCGATTTACTGGAACAGGCGTACTGTATAACAACTGATACCTTAGACGCCGAGATCGAACCTTTTGACCGTTCAGGTGCAGTTTTAATTTTAACGCACGATCATCAACTAGATCTGCAACTGTGTTTTACAGCCTTAAAACCTACGGCAAAACCATTTGCTTATGTTGGGATGATTGGCTCAAAAAGTAAAAGGGCCATTTTTGAAAAACGTATGCAGGTGCGAGGTTATACTCCGGAAACATTACAACGTTTGGTTTGTCCGATCGGGATAGACGGGATTTCATCAAAACAACCTGCAATGATTGCGATTGCAGTAGTTGCTCAATTATTACAGGTATTTGATGTAAAAAAATGA